A region of Vigna radiata var. radiata cultivar VC1973A chromosome 10, Vradiata_ver6, whole genome shotgun sequence DNA encodes the following proteins:
- the LOC106774738 gene encoding uncharacterized protein LOC106774738, protein MRASQSRQKSYAEQRPKALEFAVGDPVFLRVTPTTGVGRAIRARKLFPRYLGPYQILRRIGSVAYEIVMSPQLANLHPVFHVSQLRKYVPDPSHVLEAEDVQIRGDLSVEV, encoded by the coding sequence ATGCGAGCATCACAAAGCCGACAGAAGTCATATGCTGAGCAGAGGCCGAAAGCTTTAGAGTTTGCAGTTGGGGATCCCGTGTTCCTCCGAGTAACTCCTACCACTGGCGTGGGAAGAGCTATTCGAGCTAGGAAGTTGTTCCCTAGATACCTTGGTCCCTATCAGATCTTGAGACGCATAGGGTCTGTTGCTTATGAGATAGTCATGTCTCCTCAATTGGCTAATCTTCACCCTGTGTTTCACGTCTCTCAGCTTAGGAAGTATGTGCCCGATCCATCTCATGTTCTAGAAGCTGAAGATGTCCAAATTAGAGGAGACTTGTCTGTGGAGGTGTAG